A single region of the Oculatellaceae cyanobacterium genome encodes:
- a CDS encoding GGDEF domain-containing protein: protein MSFSVLVTNRDRYFLPYNALRFAQSEFRRGCHPVNSLTQIKNRCTLESELSEQIINARFCDQPLSLIMLDVDHFKLVNDNYGHLIGDRTLQILVARIRNHLRTQDGFFRYGGEEFVIILPNTEATTALEIAERLRRLVEEQSFSVQSQQRLHITISLGVSTLNLTDDEQGTSLLRRADQNLLKAKSAGRNQVMNESQS, encoded by the coding sequence ATGTCTTTTTCGGTCTTGGTCACTAATCGAGACCGATATTTTTTACCATACAATGCTCTGCGCTTCGCGCAGAGCGAGTTTCGACGGGGTTGTCACCCCGTCAACTCATTGACACAAATCAAGAATCGTTGCACTCTAGAATCGGAATTATCAGAGCAGATTATTAATGCCCGTTTTTGCGATCAGCCTTTGAGTTTAATCATGCTAGATGTAGACCATTTTAAATTAGTTAACGATAATTATGGACATTTAATAGGCGATCGCACCCTCCAAATTTTAGTAGCACGCATACGCAATCACTTACGCACTCAAGACGGCTTTTTTCGTTATGGTGGCGAAGAATTTGTGATAATTTTGCCCAACACTGAGGCTACTACAGCACTAGAGATAGCTGAACGTTTACGTCGCTTAGTTGAGGAACAATCTTTTAGCGTTCAATCACAGCAACGGCTACATATTACTATCAGTCTAGGAGTATCCACTCTCAATCTTACCGATGACGAACAAGGAACAAGCTTATTAAGACGCGCCGATCAAAATCTCTTAAAAGCTAAATCTGCTGGTCGCAACCAAGTAATGAACGAATCACAAAGTTAA
- a CDS encoding ATP-dependent Zn protease, whose translation MQQTSLNLIAIGVFAITLSSLLMPLFNISPAIPALAVFGILSIATLDTLSWRGKGVNLLLDMFARFSPEYRDRIIKHEAGHFLVAYLLGIPITGYTLSAWEAFKQGQSGQGGVSFAPQEFTSPLAAIIIQRYCTVWMAGIAAENIVYGTSEGGAEDRQKLQEVLSAMGRSVNECLQQERFCILQAKTLIQEHLTAYESIVAAMQQRKSVEECLTLINEQLSINNQQSPITN comes from the coding sequence ATGCAACAAACTTCTCTAAATTTAATTGCTATTGGTGTCTTTGCGATCACGCTTTCTAGCTTGCTGATGCCATTGTTTAATATCTCGCCAGCAATTCCTGCGCTCGCCGTTTTTGGGATTTTAAGCATTGCTACCTTGGATACCCTGAGTTGGCGAGGAAAAGGCGTTAATCTGCTGTTAGATATGTTTGCTAGATTTTCCCCTGAATATCGCGATCGCATAATTAAACATGAAGCTGGTCATTTCCTGGTTGCTTACTTATTAGGCATTCCCATCACCGGATATACTCTTAGTGCTTGGGAAGCTTTCAAGCAAGGGCAATCAGGACAAGGCGGAGTTAGCTTTGCACCGCAGGAATTTACTTCACCATTAGCAGCGATTATCATCCAGCGTTACTGCACTGTTTGGATGGCTGGAATTGCGGCTGAAAATATAGTTTACGGTACTTCTGAAGGCGGTGCGGAGGATCGACAAAAACTCCAAGAAGTCCTTTCAGCAATGGGACGTTCTGTTAATGAATGTTTACAGCAAGAGCGTTTTTGTATTCTTCAAGCAAAAACTCTGATCCAAGAGCATTTAACAGCTTATGAATCTATAGTAGCGGCAATGCAACAGCGCAAATCTGTGGAGGAGTGTTTGACACTTATCAATGAACAATTATCAATTAACAATCAGCAATCACCAATCACTAATTAA
- a CDS encoding M15 family metallopeptidase, translating to MDNAGLPGQPIDASGSPPIDEDDIPAALRDDDDTPIVNRLREDKPIARSRYSLKPFLLIGGALLGAIAFVAGILIGIEPQLSSLNSSKSAQNTTEPSQNVTNSPASDQTLLGHFPYQAVPTSELQSITGYGNFKLRKAAAKQYQAMVAAARADGVIIVPISGFRTIAEQQHLFFDVKAQRGQLATERAEVSAPPGYSEHHTGYAVDIGDGNVPATNLNPKFEDTKAFKWMKQNAARFNFELSFPRDNPQGVSYEPWHWRFIGDRNSLETFYKAKTASGNQQEPATNSQVSTPPTQNPESNTNN from the coding sequence TTGGATAACGCTGGTCTACCTGGACAACCAATAGATGCTTCTGGATCACCGCCAATAGATGAGGATGATATTCCAGCCGCATTGCGGGATGATGATGATACACCAATTGTTAATCGATTACGGGAGGATAAACCAATTGCTCGTAGTCGCTACAGCTTAAAACCATTTCTGTTGATTGGTGGTGCTTTGTTGGGTGCGATCGCTTTTGTGGCGGGTATATTGATTGGTATTGAACCACAATTGTCGTCGCTCAATTCCTCAAAGTCGGCTCAAAACACGACTGAACCTAGCCAAAATGTGACTAATAGTCCAGCATCGGATCAGACTTTATTAGGACACTTTCCCTATCAAGCAGTACCGACATCGGAATTACAATCAATTACAGGATATGGTAATTTTAAGCTGCGTAAAGCGGCAGCGAAACAATATCAGGCGATGGTGGCAGCCGCACGAGCGGATGGTGTGATCATAGTACCAATTTCGGGATTCCGTACTATTGCTGAACAGCAACACTTATTTTTTGACGTTAAGGCGCAACGGGGACAGTTAGCTACAGAAAGGGCAGAAGTCAGCGCCCCTCCAGGCTATAGCGAACATCACACTGGCTATGCCGTAGATATTGGTGATGGCAATGTACCAGCAACGAATCTTAATCCTAAGTTTGAAGATACAAAGGCTTTTAAGTGGATGAAGCAAAATGCTGCGCGGTTTAACTTTGAGTTGTCGTTTCCCCGCGATAATCCTCAAGGGGTAAGTTATGAACCTTGGCACTGGCGTTTTATTGGCGATCGCAATAGTTTAGAAACTTTTTATAAAGCTAAAACTGCAAGCGGCAATCAGCAGGAACCAGCAACAAACAGTCAAGTTTCAACACCTCCAACTCAGAATCCAGAAAGCAACACTAATAATTAA